The Deltaproteobacteria bacterium genome contains the following window.
CGACCTGCGCCGCGTGCTGCGGGGGGGCGCGGGCGACGAGGAGATAGCCCGCCTCCTCTTCCACGCCGTCAGGACCAAGCCCGCGGGACACAACATAAACGACAACATCTTCAAGAAGTGCAGCAGGACGATGAGCCTTATCGGGGGATAGGGGGATAGGGCGCAGGACTTCGACCCCCGGAGCCGCGGCGAAGGGGGCTTGCTCTCCGGGGACGCGGCGCGGACAGGGGCTAGGCTACCTGAAAAACCGCTTCCGGTCGTAGACGAGCGCTTGCTCTACGGCCGGGTTGACGCCGCCGTCGACGACCTCGCCGACGACGAGCGTGTGATCGCCGGCCTCGTGGCTGGCGCTGAGCCGGCAGTCGAGCCAGGCGGCGCATCCCTTCAGTATGGGCGAGCCCGTGACGGCGGTGTCGTAGGGGACGTCCCTGAACTTGTCGACCTTGCGGCCCGTCTTGAAGCCGAAGTGCCTGGCCAGCTCCACGTCGCCGGGCCCCATGACGTTGACCGAGAAGACGCCCGAAGAGAGTATCATGTCGTGCGAGAACCTCGTGCGGCCGACGGCGACGGTCACAAGGGGCGGAACGAAGGACGCCCTCGCCACCCAGGCGGCCGTCATGGCGTTGACCCTCCCGTCGAGC
Protein-coding sequences here:
- a CDS encoding flavin reductase; the encoded protein is MVHGVYVIGTVLDGRVNAMTAAWVARASFVPPLVTVAVGRTRFSHDMILSSGVFSVNVMGPGDVELARHFGFKTGRKVDKFRDVPYDTAVTGSPILKGCAAWLDCRLSASHEAGDHTLVVGEVVDGGVNPAVEQALVYDRKRFFR